The sequence below is a genomic window from Chiroxiphia lanceolata isolate bChiLan1 chromosome 8, bChiLan1.pri, whole genome shotgun sequence.
GCAGTTTGCCCTACAACAGCACCAGAGGCGGGACAAGCAAATTACCTATAACCATTGCAAAAAGCCACCAGAGGAGGTGAAAGGCCTGACTTTTCCTGCATGTGTGGTCACTGAGGGTGTAGTGCCTGTGTCAGTGGAAGGACCAGAAACTccagctccatcagctgctgctgccagggcagtaCATCACAGGTCAGGTAAAGGCACCCAGGCCTGGATAGTTGTGTGCTTCCTGCACTACAAAGAGCTGCCTGTCAGCAGGTCTGTGTTGGAAAGCACAAACAAAAGGCTATTTGGGAAAGGTTCACTACCCCCCAAACTCTGACTCCATCTCTGCTTTACATTAAAATTGTAGGAGGTGAGCAGGGACCAGAAGAtgcaggggaggaggagtgGGTGTGTCCTGCCAGGCTGTGCGCCAGGTGGAGCTCAGAGATGTAATCCTGGCCAGCAGCAGTTCACCAGGGCACTTGACCCAGATTCCTTATGTTCCACTATCTTGAAcaccacaggggaaaaaaaatctccccttCATCACACCTGTGACACTGTTGTTGCTGGAGCTGTCTTTTGTGCCCAGAGGAGAGTAAGAGGTGGCTGGAACAGGATGGATGGAAGCTTGCAGCACCGTTTCTTTGCTTATGTTTCTCCCCTTTGTTTTCTACGCTTCCTTCCCATCATCTGAGTGGCATAGCCTGTAGTATACTGAAAGCCTGATAATAAGACAGATGACATCTGTTTAGGTCACATCTTAGAAAGGATTAATGCTTCTAAGGACTTACAAGCTACAGCTTAGTACTCTGCTATCTGAACACATGGGCCCTGGTACATGTGATGGCTGTCAGCTCAAGACTCAGCACTTCTACAGCTCAAGAAACGTGGAAGCTGGACATCCAAATGACCATGGCAAAGGATATGCACCATTCCCTTCACTGATGCAGACTGGTAGTAAAAGCCACAAGTGACTGTGTGCTTAGTCTGAtgaaggagctccaggaggaaaaacaactcCAAGGCACTGGTTTTGCCTGGGGCAGGGGTGCTGCCCCACAGAAAATGACAGGCTCATTCCGGCTGGCAGAGGTGGAAAGTGGAGCACACCCATTTTTATACTGAGCTCCCCCTTGTAGAGGGGCAGGGGAGTGGGATGACCCAGACTGTAGCACCAGTAGAAAGCACCACAGCTCCCTCCCTAAACAGGCAGGAAGTATTTGTGGACACGATGTACTTGCAGACTCAAGCAGCCCAAGGCTCTGTGCACAGGCTCATAGGCATCagattcctcttttttttgctgaggGTCAGCTGGATCTTGTGACCTGAGTAAATAACAAGGCTTTGGAAAGAAGATCAATAGGCACACTGTGTTCTTAATTTCAGATCCACAGTtctgaatggagaaaaaagaaacaaaacttagGAATCAATCTCAGAGCCCTAAAGTCCTCTGGAAGGGAAAGATGAGTGGCTGATGCAGCAAGTTCCACTAAGTTATTTAACTGATACTGTGGAAGTTGattagaattatttatttccaccTCATAAACCCACATGctgcctctttctctcttgTCAATTAACAGTATTACTTAGCACTAATAgactgctttcattttcaaggGGCTTAGGAAGACAAATTAATCACCTCAACATGCCTGAAAGGAACAGATGGCAATGAAGTATTAACATTGCAATTTCACAGTTGGAAAAGCTCCTGAAAGAGGGGGCAGCAGGAGTGTTTGGAGGGCACCTGGCCCTGGTCCCTGTATGGAGCTGGGGTTCCTCAGTCTTGTCTCCATTCTGAGCTTCTGCTCTAACCCAACCTCACCACACCTTACTTTTTCTGAGCAAAGTTACACTGTTTTTCTTATTCCATCTTTAACAGGGGTAACATCCCTCCAGAAGGCCTCTTGCCTCAGCACATCTTCAGACAGGTCCTTACTGCTTTGGATTTAAAAGACTAAATGTCTATCCAATAATGCAATTAGTCCAGCCTGTCATTATTTCTTACTGGCTATAAGTAGAGAAGTGATCAGGAAGAAATACATTCCCCTGTCCGTACAGAGGGGATGCTCTTTTTCCCTAGAACATCTTGGCTACATTTGGGTAGGTAACAGCTGACTGCTTTTGCCTCCTCCCACTTGCCCTGTCTCAGAGGACCACGGGCATGGAGCAGTGTTGCTCCGTGGGGCCTTTTGGCTCAGCCCTACAACACACACTTCCTTAAGCTACACCTGGAAGGAAGATAAGCTTTCTCTAGAGCAGGGGATCCCACAGCAAAACTTGTGTCTAAAGTGAGGGCTCTGCAGCCATCCTTAACAGAACCAGCTCAGGATCCAGgtctcttccagcagcaggagccaaaaTCCAAGTGGTCTGCAGACACCACAGAGTGAACtgggagtgagagagagacCACAGCACCCCTGTCACAGGCTGCCAGCCTTCAGAGAGCCCCTCAGCAGCACATCCccatccagctgctgcctcctcatcaccccaggggcagcaggaatCGCTGGGGAGTTTGTTGTGGGGGCAGCCATGTTACTGGGCCTGGAGTGAATTTGATTAGGTGGCCTTTCCACTGGATTCCCAGACATTAAGCAACCTGTCCCACACACAACTCTAGAAAGCTGCTTCTCAGAACAAACTGACATTTTCAGGAGAGGACCAAACAATAAGTacagtgattttaaaagtgACCGATACGACAACGACAAAGCAACTTTTTAgtagtttgttgttttttaaaaattgatttaacTATGagaggtttttatttaaaacattgaGAGAATATCCtctatttcagtatttaacCCCACAGTCAAAGATTATCCCAAATAGCAACTGTGCAATGATAATAGTCAGTCTGACAGGTTTTGGTCTCTCCTCTAGGAATGGTAACAGTAAATAATAATTCAGAGTGAAATGAATTATTCTAATGCCTTTTCAGAGCCCTTTCTTCAGCATATTGATATTAGTATCAATTGCCTTCAATGTGTGCAGAGCCACTGAGCTAAGCATCTCAGCCCACTATCAATCTCTCAGCCTCAAGTATCATATACAATGAAATCCTTCTAGAGACATTAGTTAGTGTGTAGGGACAACATAACATATCCAAAACACTGCATTAGCTGTGGCTGTTCCCATATGTTAAGGGAAACAAGGAGCACTGAGGCAAAATGGTTAGAGCACCCAGTGTGTCAGTGCAGCCCTCACTGAGGATTCCAGGGAAAGGCAATCCCAATTTCCTCAGCTGTAACTGGTACCTCAGCATtcaggctggggagcagaggcaaCATGATGCAGTGCAAACTGGTTTTCAAATGGGCTCAAGAAAATAATACACCCTGATTTCACCTTGGCTCGATAAGCATCTGTGTTCAGCATTGACCCACTCAGTTATAAATCCAGTATGAGCTTTTCTGCTACTTTattcatatttgaaaatagAATGCAATGGTTTTGGATTTTCCTAAgttagaaaacattaaaaaacagaatcagAGTTCTCACATTTATAAGAGTAACACTTAAACAAAGAATACTTAATACACAATGTGgctggatttaattttttttttaaattgaatcCAAATGCAAAGTGAATccaaattgcctttttttttttttgaggtatCTATCATACAAGAGAAAAGACTTATTTTATCCATGCAGCTAATATTCAGATTAGTGTTTtagttggtatttttttccttaaatctcCATTTAAATACGTTGTACTTTAAACCTTTGCAAAAGTATAGGAAATCCTCAAACATAAACACTATTTTTATAAACAACAACAACTCCAATTATCATCCTAAAGACTGTAATAAGTGAGCATCTGTTTTTCTGGACTTGCAAATCATTGGTATCCTTTCTCCttacttgttatttttctcatcCAGGAATGATAATCAGTGTTCAGGACTGTGGCAGCAATGCACAAACCACAAATAATTGCCACCAAAGCTGTATGAAATCCAAGAGTTGTTCCAGTTTTTATAGTACAACAGCCAAAGGATTCCAGGGACTTGGCCATATTGTTCCAATCCCTTCTGCAAACTATCTCTTTCTGACAAGTTTGATACTGGTCCTATTTTATCACCTAGAGCAGGGGGGCTTTATTTTAGAGGGGTTCTTGGATTGGCAGGGGTGGGAAAGAGAATATAGAATACATGTCAAATAGCTTAAAAGTATGGATTATGATGGCCATGGGAACAAGGTACACTTGCTATTTTAAAGGTTTAGTTTGACTCTTCAAATCTTTAATTCTCCTGCACACCCAATGACAAGCTAGTAGACAACACAAGGGTTTAGACCACCATAGTGCTTGAAATTCTCAAAGTgtaatatttgaagaaaaggagaaatcagCATTTGATACTCTGGGCCATAAAATAAGTTCATATAGAAACTGTTTAGCTAAACTCTAAATAACAGCAGAGTGATTTTATTTAGCTACTCATTACTTCTTTACTTCTATTAAAGCTTAAAGAAGAGGAATTTTAACATCCAGGATCATTATCAAAACTTGAATGCTCAGAGCTATAGAAACATCCTGAGTAAGGCATCATATTCCAGTGGTTTCAGACTTGGTTTGTATAAAACTCATTTTGAGCTCAGACTTCATTGAGGCCAAAGTCCCAGGGCCTGAATGAAGCCTCCTGAACTCAAAGTGAATTTCacagcagccagctctgcttAATTCCACTTTGTCCAGGAGTGAAAATTTGGTCTTCAGCCACTctatattattaaattaatgcATCACAGCTCATTGACCAAAGGCCACGTATGACACTGGGAATGGTATTCTCAGCTTCCCTGACAAACCTTTCACTTCAAGCAGGCCCTGCACTACGGCTGCATTACACTATCATAAAAGCTTTCTCACTGAGAAATGGTTTGCAAAGTTGtttttaggagaaaataaatctttaagcTGCCCAAATGACCAAGGCACTCGGAATAAATAACCTTAGAGCTGTACTTTGGGGAAGACACAAGGTCTGACTTTCAGCAGGCGCTTGACGTCAGACCAGGGAAGAAACACAAGACGAGCAAAGGTTACATGCAAACTGTCCCCTGTGGCTTATGCAACAGCCAAATAACCACTGATCAGGATAGATGCACATAAAAAGAACTCActagaaattacttttaatataagcaaaacaaaactgcttaTGAGTTGTAGGGTATGATGTGTGACAGACTAATCTGAATACCTTCTGTTTTATGTCTCTAAAACAAGCATTCAATAAGTAATTCACATTACATGAGTCATCTTTGGTAATACTGTACATTTGTGTCAATTGCTTAGTAAACTTCAGTTCTGGATATTTATAGTGTAATTCATCATAACTACAAACTAATGGGAAAGTTGGAGGAGCATCCAATGTACATGAGCTCGCAGAGGGAAGAGTTCAGACTAGTAATACTGAAATTACTTCACAGTTATGTAGAAAAAGTTACAATTCTTTGTCATAGAGCATTACACTAGTTTGTCATTCTACAGTTAAAGTGGGCTTATAGTCAGCATTATTATAAATTAACAGCAAAAGCTCCCAAAACTATTTGAGGGAGTAGGATTGAAAGCTAAGAATTTTGATGAAAGCATAATTTTCTAACTTTGTTTTCTAGccctaaattattaaaatacagaaaaaatcatcattattttaaaaagatgcaTCATTTAGAAAAGAAGTTTCATTCCTTACAATACGGTTTAAAACAAACATAGAAGAAAACAGTGCTACATTACATACAGCCAAGAGCATTCGGACGACAGGATGTAGATTATGTTCTCTGTTATATGGCCCAACCACAGGTTTTTCCTTGCTTTGATGCATATTCGATGATCACTGAACTTCTCCCACTTCTCCTGATGTGGACTGTGTTATCAATTAAGAGTCAGCAtttatttacaatttaaaagcagcacagctaTCCTGCATCCTACAGCTGTGCTCACTCCACTGCAGTACTGGAGCGAGCACAACAGCTTGGATATCTCAGGGAATGCATCACTGTCCTGAAAGGCCTTTTTTTCGCCGGTTTTTCAGGAGGTGGCTCCTCATTACTTTTCTCAGCCACCTCAGCAGGCTCTGTCTGGAATTGTTCTATTTGAAACTCCAGATGTTTTTGAATGGCTACCCCGAGAACTTCTGGATCCACAGATGCCCCATACACTTCCCATGTCATTCCTTCATCATCCCACCTCACTTCACGTACTGGAGTTTTGGGGGCCTCCAAGTCTTGCTCCAGGTTCACCTCTGGGAACACATGCGGGTGaccttctgctgcagctgctgggcttGTAGCCACAGATTTGCATTCCATGGTCGGAAGAGTTTGTACCTCGGCATCTCTACGCTCAAGAGGTGGTTTCAGTCCTCTGGTTAAATCATTCATAGAGGTCATAGTCCACATATCCTTAGTTGTCACTACTATGTCTGCACCTTGTTGGTTGCTGAGGGCAATGCAGGCAGCCTTGGTTTCTGGAGGAGCTCTCTCCTGATGAGCACAGTGCTGAGTGTGCTGCAGTTGTTCTCCAGGAACATTACAGCACTTCAGGACTCTCTTGGCATCCAGGCCCGATTCACTTACTGAAGACACCAGCTTAGGATAGGTCAGAATGTCTGACGcagagaaggaatgaaaatagccaggtgctgctggctctcttcCTGTCTCACTAACGGAGCACACCAACCGCGGAACGAGCTGTATGGACGGGATGGGCAAGGAGTGGCAGTAGGCAGGGATGGTGGCATCTGCCTTCAAGGCATCCTGCCTTATACTGCAGGGCCCTGCAGAGTTGTTATGAACTGCCATCACCATGGGGGAGTATGCAGAGTTCGGAATACTACCATAAGTCAGACCGCTATGGATAATCCCAGTGGCTTGATTGAACATTGTCCTGTTTGGAAAACCATTTCCAGGCATGTGGTGTCCTAGAACAGCAGCGTGAAATGTTCCAGGATCTGTGTAAACAGTAGTGTTACGTGGAATAGTGCCACTGTCAAAGGTGTTTGTGGGTACTTGTTGATCTCTAGGCAGGACTGGAAGATGAGTCACAAGGTTTTGATAGTGagatgtgttttcatttgtttctggtCCAAACCTCTGTGTTGGGAAGGACATCCTAGCCCCTGGTGGGCCATGTCTGCAGCTAGAAGAGCTCAGGCTGGAGTGGGTGGCACTGGTTTCTATGTGAGTGATGTAAGTCTGCTGTTTGCAGCTGCAGGTTAGGTCTGAGTGGCTTCTCTGAAGGGCAGTTCTTGCTTCTTGCATTTCACACATGCTTTGCTGGTGAGTAGCACAGGCTGAAGAAACATTCTCAGTGGTGCTGCTCTTTACACACATCTTAGCATCCCCCACTTCCCAGGATGCTGAAGGCTGTTCAGTGATAAGGAAATGGTTTGTAGTCTTAGTTCTGCTCTCTGAATGGTCATTGGCTGACTGGTCACTTATGATTTGGACCTCTGATCCAAGTCTCATCCTCCCAGGCTGCGGAGAGGACCATCCAGGACTCTGCACACTCCTTGCATCACTCTTGTTTTCCAGGGTATGGCAGATGGTGCTACTGTAGCTTTTCTTCAGCTCTTGTTTGTTGTTTAGCCTTTCCTCTAGACTTGATTGCCCAATACAGGTCAGATTTGAGGAGCTCTTGGACAGGGGGTGACTGTTGACATTCAAGAGTCTGTGATAAGTAGAACTTAGCGAGTCCTGGTAGGAATGAGTGTGGAGCTGGTGGCTGTCAGCTGACATGGCAAAAAAGAGAGATCTGCAGAAAAtggtggagaagaaaaagaagcaatttaagaaggaaataaatgtacCAGAAACTGTAATCTCTATTGCCTTCTGCCTGGGCTTCTTGCTATTCACAGTTCACAAATATCTTTGAAAAAGTACAGTATTCCAGTCTATGTGTACTCAGGCCAGTCAGTTTCCACAAAGGGTTTTTCCCTAAATTAGATTCAGGTTTTATTGAAATTCTggtgtggtttcttttttgtttgtttgtttggttggtttggttttttgtttgtttgtttgtttgtggttttgtttgggttttgtttgttttgttttattttatttttgttttgttggtttttttccatttcacaaaacacaaagggaaaaaattttcttggtttctaccttttaacaaaaacaatcccaaaatTACCAACTATCATCTCCCCTGAATTCACTGGAGCTGTTTTTGGGAATGCAGAGATGTCATGTAACTTAAGCAAAGACAGATGTATTTTCAAACAAGATAACTCTTTGCCACAGTGCTCATTAAGCCAACAATGTTAACTGAttatcaaaacaaagaaatgttcAATTTTTAGTCTCCTGACATCATAATTTCAGAACTTATCCAGCCATTGTTGGAGCTTTCAAACATTACCAAAGCCATTAACAGTAGAACAAgttctcccttttccccataCTCAAGCTTCTTCATATTTCATTGCACAAGAAGATCACTATTTTAGTCAACTGTTTTCCCAGACTCCACACAAGGGAACTGTAGGTATGGACAAAACTGTGGCACAGGAGACATGACATGAAACCCAAAGAAATGAGCTCTCCCAGGCCTGTGTGGAGTCAGTGCCAGTGTTCCCAGAACAAACAGCACAGGGCACTGATGCCCAGCTGGACTGTGACAGCTCAGGCGGCTTTCTAGCTTGTGCTGACCACTGGCACCACAGGAGGTGGCAGCAAAGATGGATCCAGTGAAAGGCTGGAAATTAAACTCCTCTAGGAACCATAGAGGCCCAAGGAGAGTCTGCACCTCAGCACACACTCTGTTAAGGGTACATGCTCTGGGCTGCTTGGGCTGATCACCTTTGGGAATCCACAAGTTTTCATGCTGGCTGTGGAAGGTGCACACTCACTGCACTGAAAGCAGGGTAAAAACAAGACAAGAAAATCTTTAACCAAAGTGTTGTGGttcttctgtccttttttcaGTCACTTCTTGTTTCTACTGGTGGGTGTAGCATCCTATATATCGTTAACACTTACATTAGCACTGCCACAACTAAGAAAAGCTGTGATTGAAGATTTTGAATCTAACCAGATTTAGTGACTTATTTTTGCTGATTCAATCAGATCTTCCACTTATTGACTGTGCACATTGCCTTGGTGTCACAGAGGTGCTGCAATATTTGCATAACTAGGATGTTTTAATATGCTCAtgtatctatatctatctacACACATAGGtgtatttcttttctagaaGAACTCATTCTGTTGAACAGGAAAATCTAGaacatttttgcatttcttcgAGGTCAAGTACTACTGGATATTTTGTTGTGCAGCTGTATAGTGGAAGCTGCAATTTCTCATTTAAGACAACTTTCCCCCAGATGATCTCTATACACTCTGCCTCCCAAGCAGGTCTCCTACAGAAACCTGCACAACTGTGCACTGtatcactaaaataaaaatgaatgtgcAGAACAAAAAAGGTACATACCCGTGGTGAACAAAAGCATTCTGCAAATGTAACAGGGAAATTCACTCATCACACTAAGAACGT
It includes:
- the GPRIN2 gene encoding G protein-regulated inducer of neurite outgrowth 2 isoform X1: MTGKCIILKEAVSSCLNGALFPFFPILNCVIKSQVRRSLFFAMSADSHQLHTHSYQDSLSSTYHRLLNVNSHPLSKSSSNLTCIGQSSLEERLNNKQELKKSYSSTICHTLENKSDARSVQSPGWSSPQPGRMRLGSEVQIISDQSANDHSESRTKTTNHFLITEQPSASWEVGDAKMCVKSSTTENVSSACATHQQSMCEMQEARTALQRSHSDLTCSCKQQTYITHIETSATHSSLSSSSCRHGPPGARMSFPTQRFGPETNENTSHYQNLVTHLPVLPRDQQVPTNTFDSGTIPRNTTVYTDPGTFHAAVLGHHMPGNGFPNRTMFNQATGIIHSGLTYGSIPNSAYSPMVMAVHNNSAGPCSIRQDALKADATIPAYCHSLPIPSIQLVPRLVCSVSETGREPAAPGYFHSFSASDILTYPKLVSSVSESGLDAKRVLKCCNVPGEQLQHTQHCAHQERAPPETKAACIALSNQQGADIVVTTKDMWTMTSMNDLTRGLKPPLERRDAEVQTLPTMECKSVATSPAAAAEGHPHVFPEVNLEQDLEAPKTPVREVRWDDEGMTWEVYGASVDPEVLGVAIQKHLEFQIEQFQTEPAEVAEKSNEEPPPEKPAKKRPFRTVMHSLRYPSCCARSSTAVE
- the GPRIN2 gene encoding G protein-regulated inducer of neurite outgrowth 2 isoform X2; its protein translation is MSADSHQLHTHSYQDSLSSTYHRLLNVNSHPLSKSSSNLTCIGQSSLEERLNNKQELKKSYSSTICHTLENKSDARSVQSPGWSSPQPGRMRLGSEVQIISDQSANDHSESRTKTTNHFLITEQPSASWEVGDAKMCVKSSTTENVSSACATHQQSMCEMQEARTALQRSHSDLTCSCKQQTYITHIETSATHSSLSSSSCRHGPPGARMSFPTQRFGPETNENTSHYQNLVTHLPVLPRDQQVPTNTFDSGTIPRNTTVYTDPGTFHAAVLGHHMPGNGFPNRTMFNQATGIIHSGLTYGSIPNSAYSPMVMAVHNNSAGPCSIRQDALKADATIPAYCHSLPIPSIQLVPRLVCSVSETGREPAAPGYFHSFSASDILTYPKLVSSVSESGLDAKRVLKCCNVPGEQLQHTQHCAHQERAPPETKAACIALSNQQGADIVVTTKDMWTMTSMNDLTRGLKPPLERRDAEVQTLPTMECKSVATSPAAAAEGHPHVFPEVNLEQDLEAPKTPVREVRWDDEGMTWEVYGASVDPEVLGVAIQKHLEFQIEQFQTEPAEVAEKSNEEPPPEKPAKKRPFRTVMHSLRYPSCCARSSTAVE